From one Candoia aspera isolate rCanAsp1 chromosome 17, rCanAsp1.hap2, whole genome shotgun sequence genomic stretch:
- the RXFP4 gene encoding relaxin-3 receptor 2, with protein MDVSGLWGPEWNVSITNGSSTGIFDLFSDDAALVSSDISFGMRVSIAVVYLLVCAVGLSGNSLVMYLLWIQKERSTAAINTFVFGLAVADFLFSLMLPFWATETALDFRWPFGQAMCKAVPSLTLLSIYTNVFLLTAMGVTRYWSVVSAVKDGLRMTPRVAKWITAAIWAVAVGATIPTAVYARVVSVAGVELCLFQFPSPYHLGIYQLQRVVFTFAIPLVVILTSYLLLLRFLRIHHFTSHSLTRHNQVASTVRLVVSCFFICWFPNHVVTVWGILVKFKAVPMDHTFHYLHTYIFPLTTCLAHANSCLNPILYCLIRHEFQEAMKDTFRRLSSIASYQSFSSHKTWEEGALVVLPLGPSSVPGSPQSRAKEDTAFSTTLEPEK; from the coding sequence ATGGATGTGAGTGGACTTTGGGGTCCCGAGTGGAATGTCAGCATCACAAACGGGTCCTCAACAGGGATATTTGACCTGTTCAGCGATGACGCCGCCTTGGTCTCGTCGGATATTTCGTTTGGCATGAGAGTATCAATCGCCGTGGTCTACCTGCTGGTGTGTGCAGTGGGTCTCTCGGGAAACAGCCTCGTGATGTACCTCCTTTGGATCCAGAAGGAGAGGTCCACGGCAGCCATTAATACCTTTGTCTTTGGGCTAGCAGTCGCTGACTTCCTGTTCTCCCTGATGCTGCCTTTTTGGGCAACGGAGACGGCCTTGGATTTCAGGTGGCCCTTCGGTCAAGCCATGTGCAAAGCGGTTCCTTCCCTGACTCTTCTGAGCATCTACACCAACGTCTTCTTGCTCACGGCCATGGGGGTCACCCGCTACTGGTCAGTAGTCTCGGCTGTCAAGGACGGGTTAAGGATGACACCTCGAGTGGCCAAGTGGATCACTGCTGCTATTTGGGCCGTGGCGGTGGGGGCCACCATACCGACTGCTGTCTATGCCAGAGTGGTAAGTGTTGCCGGGGTGGAATTGTGCCTCTTCCAATTCCCCAGCCCATATCACTTGGGAATCTACCAGCTCCAGAGAGTAGTGTTCACCTTTGCAATCCCCTTGGTGGTCATCTTGACttcctacctcctcctcctccggttcCTCAGAATTCACCACTTTACCAGCCACAGCCTAACACGGCATAACCAGGTTGCCTCGACTGTCCGCCTCGTGGTCAGCTGTTTCTTCATCTGCTGGTTCCCTAACCATGTGGTCACCGTCTGGGGCATTCTGGTGAAATTCAAGGCTGTGCCCATGGATCACACCTTTCACTATCTCCATACTTACATCTTCCCCCTGACCACATGCTTGGCTCATGCCAATAGCTGCCTCAACCCTATCCTCTACTGCTTGATCCGTCATGAGTTCCAAGAAGCGATGAAGGATACCTTTCGCAGGCTGTCCTCCATCGCTTCCTACCAGTCTTTCTCTTCCCACAAGACCTGGGAGGAAGGTGCGCTGGTGGTTCTGCCTCTTGGCCCATCCAGTGTTCCCGGCAGTCCTCAAAGCAGAGCGAAGGAAGATACTGCCTTCTCTACCACCTTGGAACCAGAAAAATAA